One Bacteroidota bacterium DNA segment encodes these proteins:
- a CDS encoding response regulator transcription factor, translated as MSDPFPSPDAPMWVLLIEDEARLADSVRRGLEEEGYRVDVAGDAEEGERLALANGYDAFVVDWRLPRGDGKTLVERVRAAGKDQPVLMLTALSDVEHRVAGLDAGADDYLPKPFAFEELVARLRALLRRPPLSDVERVVRVGPLALDGERRRATMIGTAGEAVLNLRPKEYAMLEVFMRSADAALSRTVLAERVWGDALYVTDNALDVTVSGLRQRLDDAVKASGAADAPRVETIRGVGYRMVPGKTASGAT; from the coding sequence ATGTCCGACCCGTTCCCCTCCCCCGACGCCCCGATGTGGGTCCTGCTCATCGAAGACGAGGCCCGACTCGCCGACTCCGTCCGCCGCGGGTTGGAGGAGGAGGGGTACCGCGTCGACGTGGCGGGCGACGCCGAGGAGGGCGAGCGGCTCGCGCTCGCGAACGGCTACGACGCCTTCGTCGTCGACTGGCGGTTGCCGAGGGGCGACGGGAAGACCCTCGTCGAGCGCGTCCGCGCCGCGGGGAAAGACCAGCCCGTCCTGATGCTGACGGCGCTCTCGGACGTCGAGCACCGGGTCGCGGGGCTCGACGCCGGCGCCGACGACTACCTACCGAAGCCATTCGCGTTCGAGGAGCTCGTGGCCCGGCTCCGGGCGCTCCTGCGCCGCCCCCCGCTCTCGGACGTGGAGCGGGTCGTCCGCGTCGGCCCCCTCGCGCTCGACGGCGAGCGCCGACGGGCGACGATGATCGGAACAGCCGGCGAGGCCGTCCTGAACCTCCGCCCGAAGGAGTACGCGATGCTGGAGGTGTTCATGCGGAGCGCCGACGCGGCCCTCTCGCGGACGGTGCTCGCCGAGCGGGTCTGGGGCGACGCGCTCTACGTCACCGACAACGCCCTCGACGTGACCGTGAGCGGGCTCCGCCAGCGGCTCGACGACGCGGTCAAGGCGTCCGGCGCGGCCGACGCCCCGCGCGTCGAGACGATCCGGGGCGTCGGCTACCGGATGGTGCCTGGTAAGACCGCCAGTGGCGCGACGTGA
- a CDS encoding DUF2231 domain-containing protein: MLPDWTPNVHPLVVHFPVALLVVAALVDAVALAVRRTYPWVRASAVGLYALGAAGVVAAFFTGRDASESVDLPVASLTTLGAHADSALWLLWFSSLYAAARVAALWLDGRGREPGRLAVHGPLAALGLVGLFLVARTAERGGELVYRHGVAVAAASAVPAPEAPPDTALAARLDVLSGAPAEGSAFVVAPGRPTLAVLPDTLGDLEVRATLDLSGFTGTASLVHHVRGPADYDFLALDTSASGDATLRQGRVEGERETTMDRGTAPLDGLAELKAYAVGTHFRGYLDGEQLTHPHGPAAPPGRVGLRLEGEGTVRVLALAATPVE, from the coding sequence GTGCTCCCCGACTGGACCCCCAACGTCCATCCGCTCGTCGTCCACTTCCCCGTCGCGCTCCTCGTCGTGGCCGCGCTCGTGGACGCCGTCGCGCTCGCCGTTCGCAGGACGTACCCGTGGGTCCGCGCCTCGGCCGTCGGACTCTACGCGCTCGGTGCCGCTGGCGTGGTCGCCGCCTTCTTCACCGGCCGCGACGCCTCGGAGTCGGTCGACCTCCCGGTCGCCTCGCTCACGACCCTGGGTGCCCACGCCGACTCGGCGCTGTGGCTCTTGTGGTTCTCATCGCTCTACGCCGCCGCCCGCGTCGCCGCGCTCTGGCTCGACGGGCGGGGCCGGGAGCCGGGGCGCCTCGCCGTCCACGGGCCGCTGGCGGCGCTCGGGCTCGTGGGGCTGTTCCTCGTGGCCCGGACCGCCGAGCGGGGCGGCGAGCTCGTCTACCGCCACGGCGTCGCCGTCGCCGCGGCCTCCGCGGTCCCGGCGCCGGAGGCCCCGCCTGACACGGCCCTCGCCGCCCGCCTCGACGTGCTCTCTGGTGCCCCCGCCGAGGGCTCCGCCTTCGTGGTCGCGCCCGGCCGGCCCACGCTCGCCGTCCTCCCCGACACGCTCGGCGACCTCGAGGTACGCGCAACGCTCGACCTCTCGGGCTTCACGGGCACCGCGTCGCTCGTCCACCACGTTCGGGGTCCGGCCGACTACGACTTCCTCGCGCTCGACACGTCGGCCTCCGGCGACGCCACGCTCCGTCAGGGCCGCGTCGAGGGCGAACGGGAGACGACGATGGACCGGGGGACGGCCCCGCTCGACGGGCTGGCCGAGCTCAAGGCCTACGCCGTGGGGACCCACTTTCGCGGCTACCTCGACGGCGAGCAGCTCACGCACCCCCACGGCCCTGCCGCGCCGCCCGGCCGCGTCGGGCTCCGCCTCGAGGGCGAGGGGACCGTCCGCGTCCTCGCGCTCGCGGCTACGCCCGTCGAGTAG
- a CDS encoding copper resistance system multicopper oxidase: MDRRHFIRNASAFGALAGLSALTPAWARTGLAHGPLRQPGLVPTVKRDGLVEYDITIDRTRLAFGGRTGTAVTMNGTVPGPLLRFTEGDEAVIRVHNRLDEMTSVHWHGLILPNDQDGVPHVNFPGIAARSTFEYRYPIRQFGTYWCHSHSAFQEQLGHYAALVIDPAGPEPYAFDREYVVVLSDWTFEDPHDVLAHLKKRANYYNYQRQTVAGLLLGEGMSLGQRLDWDRMRMDPTDIADITGATYTFLMNGQAPDPGWSGLFRPGERVRLRFVNASALTFYDVRLPGLPMTVVQVNGQHVQPVETDEFRIGIAETYDVVVEPGDRAYTVFAEPMDRSGYARGTLAPRAGMTAPVPERRERPSLTMMDMGMDHGEMGHEGMDMSGAAPGAAAGGMAGMDHGIDHAQTEGMDHSGMTMAAAGGEMAMPGQDRSGLRPPGTLPEVTMHGPDDHGIANAMAPMQTRSRLHEPGVGLGNDGRRVLVYTDLRSLHPEPRRAPDREVELHLTGNMERYMWGIDGKTYTEDPLIPLVYGERLRLTMVNDTMMNHPMHLHGMWMELENGQGDHIPRVHTVVVKPAERLSLLVEVDALGPWAFHCHVLYHMDLGMFRVAMVQRPDDWDAERLAEMYPQGLPPGFGRPDLARG; encoded by the coding sequence ATGGACCGCCGCCACTTTATCCGCAACGCCTCCGCCTTCGGCGCGCTCGCGGGCCTGAGCGCTCTCACGCCCGCCTGGGCACGCACCGGGCTCGCGCACGGTCCGCTCCGCCAGCCCGGCCTCGTGCCGACCGTCAAGCGGGACGGCCTGGTCGAGTATGACATCACGATCGACCGGACGCGGCTCGCGTTCGGGGGCCGGACCGGCACGGCCGTCACCATGAACGGGACGGTCCCCGGCCCGCTCCTCCGGTTCACCGAGGGCGACGAGGCCGTCATCCGCGTCCACAACCGGCTCGACGAGATGACGTCGGTCCACTGGCACGGGCTCATCTTGCCCAACGACCAGGACGGCGTGCCCCACGTCAACTTCCCCGGGATCGCGGCGCGGTCGACGTTCGAGTACCGCTACCCGATCCGCCAGTTCGGGACCTACTGGTGCCACTCGCACTCGGCGTTCCAGGAGCAGCTCGGCCACTACGCCGCGCTCGTCATCGACCCGGCCGGGCCGGAGCCCTACGCCTTCGACCGTGAGTACGTCGTCGTCCTCTCGGACTGGACGTTCGAGGACCCCCACGACGTGCTCGCCCACCTCAAGAAGCGGGCGAACTACTACAACTACCAGCGCCAGACCGTCGCCGGGCTCCTCTTGGGCGAGGGCATGAGCCTCGGCCAGCGACTCGACTGGGACCGGATGCGGATGGACCCGACCGACATCGCCGACATCACGGGCGCCACCTACACGTTCCTCATGAACGGGCAGGCCCCCGACCCCGGGTGGTCCGGCCTGTTCCGGCCCGGCGAGCGCGTCCGGCTCCGGTTCGTGAACGCGAGCGCGCTCACGTTCTACGACGTCCGGCTCCCCGGCCTCCCGATGACCGTCGTCCAGGTCAACGGCCAGCACGTCCAGCCGGTCGAGACCGACGAGTTCCGGATCGGGATCGCCGAGACCTACGACGTCGTCGTCGAGCCGGGCGACCGGGCCTACACCGTCTTCGCCGAGCCCATGGACCGCTCGGGCTACGCGAGGGGGACGCTCGCCCCGCGCGCGGGCATGACGGCGCCCGTCCCGGAGCGCCGCGAGCGCCCGTCGCTCACCATGATGGACATGGGGATGGACCACGGCGAGATGGGCCACGAGGGCATGGACATGTCGGGCGCGGCCCCCGGTGCCGCGGCGGGCGGCATGGCCGGAATGGACCACGGCATAGATCACGCCCAGACGGAGGGCATGGACCACTCCGGCATGACGATGGCCGCGGCAGGAGGGGAGATGGCGATGCCTGGCCAGGACCGGTCCGGCCTCCGCCCGCCTGGCACGCTCCCCGAGGTCACGATGCACGGCCCCGACGACCACGGGATCGCCAACGCGATGGCCCCCATGCAGACCCGCTCCCGGCTCCACGAGCCCGGCGTCGGGCTGGGGAATGACGGCCGCCGCGTCCTCGTCTACACCGACCTCCGGTCGCTCCACCCCGAGCCCCGCCGGGCGCCCGACCGCGAGGTCGAGCTCCACCTCACCGGCAACATGGAGCGGTACATGTGGGGGATCGACGGGAAGACCTATACCGAGGACCCGCTCATCCCCCTCGTCTACGGCGAGCGGCTCCGGCTCACCATGGTCAACGACACCATGATGAACCACCCGATGCACCTCCACGGCATGTGGATGGAGCTCGAGAACGGCCAGGGCGACCACATCCCCCGCGTCCACACCGTCGTCGTCAAGCCGGCCGAGCGGCTCTCGCTCCTGGTCGAGGTCGACGCGCTCGGCCCGTGGGCCTTCCACTGCCACGTCCTCTACCACATGGACCTCGGCATGTTCAGGGTGGCTATGGTCCAGCGGCCCGACGACTGGGACGCCGAGCGGCTGGCCGAGATGTACCCGCAGGGCCTCCCGCCCGGCTTCGGGCGTCCCGACCTCGCCCGAGGCTAG
- a CDS encoding copper resistance protein B has protein sequence MLRSLALALLALAASAPVTAQDDPPPFPEYPDFRPGAVAAADRDLYSLALLDIFEVAPAASGVPARLEGFYRIGTDYNRLFVRAEGEGLISEAEGEAEVQALYSRLVTEYFEAQAGVRLDTEFGEGGLRARPQLAVGLEGLAPYFFEVEPFLFLSYKGDLSARFEGSYDLLITQRLVLQPEAEVTVALQEVEDWGVGTGLNAVEAGLRLRYEVEREVAPYVGFSVLQRFGGAADFARAEGEPTSEGLFVVGVRLWR, from the coding sequence ATGCTCCGCTCCCTCGCTCTCGCCCTGCTGGCGCTTGCCGCCAGCGCGCCCGTAACCGCCCAGGACGATCCGCCCCCGTTCCCCGAGTACCCCGACTTCCGGCCCGGCGCGGTCGCCGCGGCCGACCGGGACCTCTACTCGCTCGCGCTCTTGGACATCTTCGAGGTGGCCCCGGCCGCGTCCGGCGTCCCCGCTCGGCTGGAGGGGTTCTACCGGATCGGGACCGACTACAACCGGCTCTTCGTCCGGGCTGAGGGCGAGGGGCTGATCTCGGAGGCCGAAGGCGAGGCCGAGGTCCAAGCCCTTTACAGCCGCCTCGTCACCGAGTACTTCGAGGCTCAGGCGGGCGTCCGCCTCGACACCGAGTTCGGCGAGGGCGGCCTGCGCGCCCGGCCCCAGCTCGCCGTCGGGCTCGAAGGGCTCGCGCCCTACTTCTTCGAGGTCGAGCCCTTCCTGTTCCTGTCCTACAAGGGCGACCTCTCGGCCCGGTTCGAGGGGTCCTACGACCTCCTCATCACGCAGCGCCTCGTGCTCCAGCCCGAGGCCGAAGTGACCGTCGCGCTCCAGGAGGTCGAGGACTGGGGCGTCGGGACGGGCCTCAACGCTGTCGAGGCGGGCCTCCGGCTCCGCTACGAGGTCGAGCGCGAGGTGGCCCCCTACGTTGGGTTCAGCGTCCTCCAGCGGTTCGGCGGCGCGGCCGACTTCGCCCGCGCGGAGGGCGAGCCGACGTCGGAGGGCCTCTTCGTCGTCGGCGTCCGCCTCTGGCGCTGA
- a CDS encoding nuclear transport factor 2 family protein translates to MTRSLFLVAALVAAPAAVAQQHGEHSQVDHGQMDHSQMQGMDHAGMDHDALMALHMRMMADPEIHAAMRADAEMRALMADVMPDMDHGAMGHEGVDHEGMSHGQMNPESMMTQMRERMGAMTEAEDAAFIARFESVHRRLLATPPVHTRAMADPELRRMMEAMPGGMPGMDGMDHSGMDRGQINHSQMRGMDHGAMDHSGADHAAGVALQRRNAGATLGDERPATPTVGQAEFDASETADRFHAALAAGDRQSVESLLTPDAVVLEGGRAEARNEYLGGHFARDVAFLADAQPEPIFRRTTVAGDAAWVASTQRIGDATMAELLVMERTDGGWRVSAVHWSSAR, encoded by the coding sequence ATGACCCGCTCTCTCTTCCTCGTCGCCGCGCTCGTCGCCGCCCCCGCCGCAGTCGCCCAGCAGCACGGCGAGCACTCCCAGGTGGACCACGGCCAGATGGACCACTCCCAGATGCAGGGCATGGACCACGCCGGCATGGACCACGACGCCCTCATGGCCCTCCACATGCGCATGATGGCCGACCCCGAGATCCACGCCGCCATGCGCGCCGACGCCGAGATGCGGGCGCTCATGGCCGACGTGATGCCCGACATGGACCACGGCGCGATGGGCCACGAGGGGGTGGACCACGAGGGCATGAGCCACGGCCAGATGAACCCCGAGTCCATGATGACTCAGATGCGTGAGCGCATGGGCGCGATGACCGAGGCCGAAGACGCCGCGTTCATAGCCCGCTTCGAGTCCGTCCACCGCCGGCTCCTCGCCACACCGCCGGTCCACACGCGCGCGATGGCCGACCCCGAGCTCCGCCGGATGATGGAGGCCATGCCCGGAGGGATGCCCGGGATGGACGGCATGGACCACTCCGGCATGGACCGCGGCCAGATAAATCACTCCCAGATGCGGGGGATGGACCACGGCGCGATGGACCACTCCGGCGCCGACCACGCCGCGGGCGTCGCCCTCCAACGCCGCAACGCGGGCGCGACCCTCGGCGACGAGCGCCCGGCCACGCCCACCGTTGGGCAGGCCGAGTTCGACGCCTCCGAGACCGCCGACCGGTTCCACGCCGCCCTCGCCGCGGGCGACCGCCAGAGCGTCGAGTCCCTCCTCACGCCCGACGCCGTGGTCCTGGAGGGCGGGCGCGCCGAGGCCCGAAACGAGTACCTCGGGGGCCACTTCGCCCGCGACGTCGCCTTCCTCGCCGATGCCCAGCCGGAGCCGATCTTCCGCCGCACGACCGTTGCGGGCGACGCCGCGTGGGTCGCCTCGACGCAGCGGATCGGTGACGCCACGATGGCCGAGCTCCTGGTGATGGAGCGGACCGACGGGGGCTGGCGGGTCTCCGCCGTCCACTGGTCGTCGGCGCGGTAA